A genomic window from Bubalus bubalis isolate 160015118507 breed Murrah chromosome 13, NDDB_SH_1, whole genome shotgun sequence includes:
- the SUPT20H gene encoding transcription factor SPT20 homolog isoform X9, producing MQQALELALDRAEYVIESARQRPPKRKYLSSGRKSIFQKLYDLYIEECEKEPEVKQKLRRNVNLLEKLVMQETLSCLVVNLYPGNEGYSLMLRGKNGSDSETIRLPYEEGELLEYLDAEELPPILVDLLEKSQVNIFHCGCVIAEIRDYRQSSNMKSPGYQSRHILLRPTMQTLICDVHSITSDNHKWTQEDKLLLESQLILATAEPLCLDPSIAVTCTANRLLYNRQKMNTRPMKRCFKRYSRSSLNRQQDLSHCPPPPQLKLLDFLQKRKERKAGQHYDLKISKAGNCVDMWKRSPCNLAVPSEVDVEKYAKVEKSIKSDDSQPTVWPAHDVKDDYIFECEAGNQYQKTKLTILQSLGDPLYYGKIQPCKEDEESDSPMSPSHFSTDDHSNWFVIGSKTDAERVVNQYQELVQNEAKCPVKMSHSSSGSASLSQLSPGKETEQPETVSVQSSVLGKGVKHRPPPIKLPSASGNSSSGNYFTPQQASSFLKSPTPPPASKPPSLSRKSSMDLNQVSMLSPAALSPASSSQRTTATQVMANSAGLNFINVVGSVCGAQALMSGSNPMLGCNTGAITPAGINLSGLLPSGGLLPNALPGAMQTASQAGVPFGLKNTSSLRPLNLLQLPGGSLIFNTLQQQQQQQQQLSQFTPQQPQQPQRPTTSSPQQPGEQGSEQSLTSQEQALSAQHAAVINLAGVGSFMHSQAAAVTILAASNGYGSSSSTNSSATSSSAYRQPVKK from the exons CAACAAGCTTTAGAACTAGCTTTGGATCGTGCAGAG tatgtCATTGAAAGTGCCCGGCAGAGACCTCCTAAAAGGAAATACCTATCTAGTGGAAG aaaatctatATTTCAAAAACTTTATGACTTATATAttgaagaatgtgaaaaagagcCTGAGGTTAAG CAGAAATTAAGAAGAAATGTGAACTTATTAGAGAAGCTTGTTATGCAAGAGACATTGTCATGTTTAGTGGTCAACCTATACCCAGGAAATGAGGGATATTCTCTGATgctcaggggaaaaaatggatcAG attctGAGACCATTCGACTGCCTTATGAAGAAGGAGAATTGCTTGAATACTTGGATGCAGAAGAATTACCTCCAATTTTGGTTGATCTCCTAGAAAAATCTCAG gttaatatttttcattgtggATGTGTCATAGCAGAAATACGTGACTATAGGCAGTCCAGTAACATGAAATCTCCTGGTTACCAAAGTAGGCACATTCTGTTACGTCCAACAATGCAG ACTTTAATCTGTGATGTACATTCAATAACAAGTGATAACCATAAGTGGACCCAG GAAGACAAACTTTTGCTTGAGAGCCAATTGATTCTGGCTACAGCGGAACCACTGTGTCTTGATCCTTCCATAGCTGTAACCTGCACTGCAAACAGACTGCTCTATAACAGGCAAAAGATGAACACGCGCCCGATGAAACG ATGTTTCAAGAGATATTCCAGGTCCTCTCTGAATCGGCAACAGGATCTGTCTCATTGTCCACCTCCTCCTCAGCTAAAATTACTTGATTTcttacaaaaaagaaaggaaagaaaagcaggtCAGCATTATGACCTCAAAATTTCTAAAGCAGGAAAT tgtgTAGATATGTGGAAACGGAGTCCCTGTAATTTGGCTGTACCTTCTGAGGTGGAT GTGGAAAAATATGCCAAAGTAGAAAAATCTATCAAATCTGATGACTCACAACCAACAGTCTGGCCAGCCCAT GATGTAAAAGATGATTATATATTTGAATGTGAAGCTGGTAATCAGTATCAGAAAACAAAGCTGACCATTTTGCAGTCACTTGGTGATCCACTTTACTATGGTAAAATCCAGCCATGTAAAGAAGACGAGGAGAGTGACAGTCCAATGTCGCCATCCCA cTTCTCCACAGATGATCATTCAAAttg GTTCGTTATTGGatcaaagactgatgctgagag AGTAGTCAATCAGTACCAGGAATTGGTCCAGAATGAAGCCAAATGCCCAGTGAAGATGTCGCATAGCTCCAGCGGCTCAGCCAGCTTGAGTCAGCTTTCTCCAGGGAAGGAAACAGAA CAGCCTGAGACCGTGTCAGTTCAGTCTTCAGTACTGGGGAAGGGAGTGAAACATCGACCTCCACCCATCAAACTTCCCTCAGCCTCAGGAAATAGTTCCTCAG GTAACTATTTTACACCACAACAGGCCAGCAGCTTTCTTAAATCTCCAACTCCTCCTCCTGCTTCTAAGCCACCAAGTCTTTCTCGGAAGTCATCCATGGATCTTAATCAAGTTAGCATGCTTTCTCCAGCTGCCCTGTCACCTGCCAGTTCATCACAAA GAACCACAGCCACCCAGGTCATGGCAAACTCTGCTGGACTTAACTTCATCAATGTAGTGGGCTCTGTTTG TGGAGCTCAAGCTTTGATGAGTGGTTCAAACCCTATGCTGGGCTGTAACACTGGTGCCATAACTCCTGCAGGAATAAACCTGAGTGGCCTTCTACCCTCAGGAGGTCTGCTACCAAATGCATTGCCGGGTGCAATGCAGACAGCCTCTCAAGcag GTGTTccatttggtttaaaaaatacttcaagtctcaggcccttaaatctactccag CTTCCAGGCGGCTCGCTCATTTTTAACactctgcagcagcagcagcagcagcagcagcagctctcccaGTTTACACCACAGCAGCCTCAGCAGCCCCAGCGACCCACAACTTCTAGTCCTCAACAGCCTGGGGAGCAG ggttctgaacaaagttTGACCAGTCAAGAACAAGCCTTATCTGCTCAGCACGCTGCAGTTATTAACCTTGCCGGAGTAGGAAGTTTTATGCATTCACAGGCAGCTG